One part of the Algibacter sp. L1A34 genome encodes these proteins:
- a CDS encoding TatD family hydrolase, producing MIITDTHTHLYSEAFDEDRDEMISRAIEQGVTRFFIPAIDSTYTEAMLQLEKDYPENMFLMSGLHPTHVKDNYKDELEHVEHMLANHKFYAVGEIGIDLYWDKSTLEIQKAAFKHQIQLAKKYKLPIVIHCREAFGEVFEVLESEKGDDLFGVFHCFTGSLEQAHQAISYNMKLGIGGVSTFKNGKIDQFLNEIDLKHIVLETDAPYLAPVPFRGKRNESAYILKVLEKLSGIYNVSEEKLAEITTANSKAIFKI from the coding sequence ATGATTATTACAGATACACACACTCATTTATATAGTGAAGCCTTTGATGAAGATAGAGACGAAATGATTTCTCGAGCCATTGAGCAAGGTGTTACTCGTTTTTTTATTCCAGCGATAGATTCTACATACACGGAAGCTATGCTTCAATTAGAAAAAGATTATCCCGAAAATATGTTTTTAATGTCTGGTTTGCATCCAACACATGTAAAAGATAATTATAAAGACGAGCTAGAGCATGTAGAACATATGCTCGCTAATCATAAATTTTATGCTGTTGGCGAAATTGGTATCGATTTATATTGGGATAAATCAACATTAGAGATTCAAAAAGCTGCATTTAAACATCAGATACAGTTGGCAAAAAAATATAAACTACCCATAGTTATTCATTGTAGAGAAGCTTTCGGTGAAGTTTTCGAGGTTTTAGAAAGTGAAAAAGGGGATGATTTATTTGGAGTTTTCCATTGTTTTACCGGAAGTTTAGAGCAAGCTCACCAAGCGATTTCTTATAATATGAAATTAGGTATTGGTGGGGTATCAACTTTTAAGAACGGAAAAATAGATCAATTTTTAAATGAAATAGATTTAAAACACATTGTTTTGGAAACCGATGCGCCTTATTTAGCACCAGTACCATTCCGTGGAAAACGTAATGAAAGTGCTTATATATTAAAGGTGTTAGAAAAACTATCTGGTATATATAATGTTTCCGAAGAAAAACTAGCCGAAATCACAACAGCAAATTCAAAAGCTATTTTTAAAATTTAA
- a CDS encoding PKD domain-containing protein, with product MKKYLTLFLTLTLPLFIFGQAPINDTITRAATIKTNIVGNSVLLTPETPALNQIAGAPKAFYTHYWEMGDGSYSKEATPKHTYKQKGEYEIKLWATNNYDTGKPPTTRPKKIKINSVTDDYLDEASMEDDFTLKRNREPVPEEEIVTILSYKNIKNYTTNGKIYLFFNELKYKANNFELTDTRFHHNEKSVLTGAFASTQNIENNNTYLASLNDEATNFRNISQDTTIKTNLPLTLSQAQAVYKNWRVLEFDNMEPEEERNIFFSLKTTPEMVKDTSAIISVRGIYVPDANYDNHKVKDMEMEIVTSHDPNKMSSNGTFMNYRLVRFKTLKYKIKFQNNGEGPANTIRLETDIPEMLDKSTLKVVDMYPKCDICPKRDVLYSCLDTTFTKTQAIFTFKNIYLPGSEQKNVKEYDSTKGFVKYSVKFAKDFHKVKTKSRTAIIFDKNDPIITNYSTTRFLPGISIGAKMGYNSFSDLRNSESYFIGATLSPYKSYRLYWQIELMSNFHNYDSNIDVIEEFVDDAAQGFRYLQRTTTQTTYKNIDWDVPVLLRYNLNNFIGIGAGLQNTISLSEKSTQNTFTEQFEGDAIEKNLFNSFEESSSTSESFTNLRTGLLFEATAGFARIGPSLGARYIMNFEEDFNYWQFYAIWKF from the coding sequence ATGAAAAAATACCTCACCCTTTTTCTAACTTTAACTTTACCTTTATTTATTTTTGGACAAGCACCAATTAACGATACCATTACTAGAGCCGCAACAATTAAAACAAACATAGTAGGTAATTCGGTTTTGTTAACTCCAGAAACACCAGCTTTAAATCAAATAGCAGGTGCACCCAAAGCATTTTACACCCATTACTGGGAAATGGGAGACGGCAGCTATAGCAAAGAAGCAACACCAAAGCATACTTACAAACAGAAAGGTGAATATGAAATAAAATTATGGGCAACCAATAATTACGACACCGGTAAACCACCAACTACTCGCCCTAAAAAAATAAAGATTAATTCAGTTACCGATGATTATCTAGATGAAGCATCTATGGAAGACGATTTCACTCTTAAACGAAATCGCGAACCTGTTCCAGAAGAAGAAATTGTAACCATTTTAAGTTACAAAAACATTAAAAACTACACGACCAACGGGAAAATCTATCTGTTTTTTAATGAATTGAAATATAAAGCCAATAATTTTGAATTAACAGATACTAGATTCCATCACAATGAAAAAAGCGTTTTAACCGGTGCTTTTGCTTCAACCCAAAACATTGAAAACAACAATACGTATTTAGCGTCCTTAAATGATGAAGCCACAAATTTCAGGAATATATCACAAGATACTACCATAAAAACAAATTTACCTTTAACCCTATCCCAAGCCCAAGCGGTGTACAAAAACTGGCGCGTTTTAGAGTTCGACAACATGGAACCTGAAGAAGAACGTAATATTTTTTTCAGTTTAAAAACCACTCCAGAAATGGTTAAAGATACTAGTGCCATAATTTCTGTTCGTGGTATTTATGTGCCAGATGCCAATTACGATAACCACAAAGTAAAAGATATGGAAATGGAAATTGTAACCTCGCACGATCCTAATAAAATGTCGTCTAACGGGACATTTATGAATTATCGCCTTGTCCGTTTTAAAACTTTAAAGTATAAAATTAAGTTTCAAAACAACGGTGAAGGCCCTGCAAATACCATCCGTTTAGAAACCGATATTCCAGAAATGTTAGATAAATCGACTTTAAAAGTTGTCGATATGTATCCTAAATGCGACATATGCCCCAAACGAGATGTTCTCTATAGTTGTCTAGATACAACATTCACCAAAACCCAAGCTATTTTCACCTTTAAAAACATCTATTTACCTGGCAGCGAACAGAAAAACGTAAAAGAATACGATTCCACAAAAGGTTTTGTAAAATACAGCGTAAAGTTTGCTAAAGATTTTCATAAAGTAAAAACCAAAAGTAGAACCGCAATTATTTTTGATAAAAACGACCCGATAATTACTAATTATTCTACAACTCGATTTTTACCAGGGATTTCTATTGGAGCAAAAATGGGTTATAACTCATTTTCCGATTTACGAAATTCCGAAAGTTATTTTATTGGAGCTACTCTATCTCCATATAAATCGTATAGATTATATTGGCAGATTGAACTTATGAGTAATTTTCATAATTATGATAGCAACATAGATGTGATTGAAGAATTTGTAGATGATGCCGCACAAGGTTTTAGGTATTTACAACGTACAACTACCCAAACCACATACAAAAACATAGATTGGGATGTTCCCGTTTTATTACGCTATAATTTAAATAACTTTATAGGTATAGGAGCAGGTTTACAAAACACTATCTCTTTAAGTGAAAAAAGTACACAAAATACATTTACAGAACAGTTTGAAGGCGACGCAATAGAAAAAAATCTTTTTAATTCTTTTGAAGAAAGCAGCAGCACCAGCGAATCCTTCACCAATTTACGCACTGGGTTGTTATTTGAAGCTACAGCTGGTTTTGCCAGAATAGGCCCTAGTTTAGGCGCAAGATACATCATGAATTTTGAAGAAGACTTCAACTATTGGCAATTTTATGCTATTTGGAAATTTTAA
- a CDS encoding RNA polymerase sigma factor — MGEKKIHEDQKYIDGLLKNNSFIIQAIYDKFVPKVINYIKQNSGNSDQAQDVIQDTLITIYNQASEKNLQLTCPFDAYFFLLCKRKWLNVLKKSSNKEVTINEEVLSKGDEAQELAFETSVFGEKQALFAEMFEKLGNACQDLLKATFKIKSMEEVAASLNVTYAYARKKKSLCIGKLTELVRESPKFNQFKN, encoded by the coding sequence ATGGGTGAAAAAAAAATACACGAAGACCAGAAATATATCGATGGTTTATTAAAAAACAATAGTTTTATTATACAAGCCATCTATGATAAGTTTGTGCCGAAAGTGATTAATTACATTAAACAGAATAGTGGTAATAGTGACCAAGCTCAGGATGTTATACAAGACACTCTAATAACCATTTACAACCAAGCAAGCGAAAAGAATTTGCAATTAACCTGCCCTTTCGATGCTTACTTCTTCTTGTTATGTAAAAGAAAGTGGTTGAATGTTTTAAAAAAATCTTCCAATAAGGAGGTAACAATTAATGAGGAAGTGTTATCTAAAGGAGATGAGGCTCAAGAACTAGCGTTCGAAACTTCGGTATTTGGTGAAAAACAAGCTTTATTTGCCGAAATGTTCGAAAAATTAGGTAACGCATGTCAAGATTTGTTGAAAGCAACTTTCAAAATAAAATCAATGGAAGAAGTTGCTGCAAGTTTAAATGTAACCTATGCTTATGCACGCAAAAAGAAATCACTGTGTATTGGCAAACTAACCGAGTTGGTTCGCGAGTCGCCTAAATTTAACCAATTTAAAAATTAA
- a CDS encoding asparaginase, translating to MKPKILLIYTGGTIGMVKDFKTGALKVFNFKNIIKRIPELQLLDCNIETFSFKKPIDSSNMDPKYWVQMVEVIEEKYNDFDGFVVLHGSDTMSYTASALSFMLENLAKPVIFTGSQLPIGDLRTDAKENLITSIQVASLQDEGKPVVQEVCLYFEYKLYRANRTTKINAEHFQAFASFNYPDLAESGVHLKIKHKYLFKPNGSKKLHVHKKLDEDIALIKLYPGISKVVLKNIFNTPNLKAVILETYGSGNCTTEMWFINMLKETIEKGIHIINITQCSGGSVMMGHYETSDMLKKVGVISGKDITTEAAIAKLMYLLGKNIEAKSFKTTYETSLIGELT from the coding sequence ATGAAACCAAAAATACTCCTTATATATACTGGCGGTACCATTGGTATGGTGAAAGATTTTAAAACGGGAGCGCTAAAAGTGTTCAATTTTAAAAATATTATAAAACGAATTCCAGAATTACAGTTGTTGGATTGTAATATTGAAACTTTTTCATTTAAAAAGCCCATTGATTCTAGTAACATGGATCCCAAATATTGGGTGCAAATGGTTGAGGTTATTGAGGAAAAGTATAATGATTTTGATGGTTTTGTTGTGCTTCATGGTAGTGATACTATGAGCTATACAGCATCTGCTTTAAGTTTTATGCTCGAGAATCTAGCAAAACCAGTAATATTTACAGGCTCGCAATTACCAATTGGAGATTTACGAACCGATGCTAAAGAAAATTTAATTACATCAATCCAAGTGGCGTCTTTACAAGACGAAGGAAAACCAGTGGTGCAAGAAGTTTGTTTGTATTTTGAATATAAATTATATCGCGCCAATAGGACAACGAAGATTAATGCAGAGCATTTTCAGGCGTTTGCTTCATTCAATTATCCAGATTTAGCAGAATCTGGTGTTCATTTAAAAATAAAGCATAAATATTTATTTAAACCTAACGGAAGTAAAAAACTTCATGTTCATAAAAAATTAGATGAAGATATTGCTCTTATTAAACTTTATCCAGGTATTTCTAAAGTTGTATTAAAAAATATTTTTAACACTCCAAATTTAAAAGCGGTTATTTTGGAAACCTATGGTTCTGGAAATTGTACTACCGAAATGTGGTTCATAAATATGCTAAAAGAAACCATTGAAAAAGGCATACATATCATCAATATTACGCAATGTTCTGGCGGAAGTGTCATGATGGGGCACTATGAGACCAGTGATATGTTAAAAAAAGTAGGTGTAATCTCCGGGAAAGACATAACAACAGAGGCTGCAATAGCCAAGTTAATGTATTTATTAGGGAAAAACATTGAGGCTAAAAGCTTCAAAACCACCTATGAAACATCTTTAATAGGAGAATTGACTTAA
- a CDS encoding MotA/TolQ/ExbB proton channel family protein, with protein sequence MKRLFSILAITVMMAFGTANATTIANTSTAVTTVTTTTLTQDDEAPVADVGFHQDLKKRFIEGGPGFMGIVLLCLILGLAIAIERIIFLNLSTTNTKKLTQSVEDALTSGGVDAAKEVCRNTKGPIASIYYQGLDRNDEGIEAVEKAVVAYGGVQMGQLEKNVSWISLFIALAPMLGFMGTVIGMIQAFDKIEAAGDMQPSLVAGGIKVALLTTVFGLVVAIILQIFYNYIIAKIDSIVNDMEDASITLMDLLIRHKK encoded by the coding sequence ATGAAAAGATTATTTTCTATCCTTGCCATTACAGTAATGATGGCATTCGGAACTGCAAATGCAACAACAATTGCAAACACAAGTACAGCTGTAACGACTGTAACTACTACTACTTTAACTCAAGATGATGAAGCTCCTGTAGCAGATGTTGGATTTCATCAAGATTTGAAAAAACGTTTTATTGAAGGTGGTCCAGGTTTTATGGGTATTGTACTATTATGTCTAATTCTTGGATTAGCAATCGCTATTGAGAGAATTATCTTTTTAAACTTATCAACTACAAACACAAAAAAATTAACGCAATCTGTTGAAGATGCACTTACCTCTGGTGGTGTTGATGCTGCAAAAGAAGTTTGTAGAAACACTAAAGGGCCTATCGCATCTATTTACTATCAAGGTTTAGATAGAAATGATGAAGGTATTGAAGCTGTTGAAAAAGCTGTTGTAGCTTACGGTGGTGTTCAAATGGGACAATTAGAGAAAAATGTTTCTTGGATTTCATTATTTATCGCTCTTGCACCAATGCTTGGTTTCATGGGTACGGTAATTGGTATGATTCAAGCCTTTGATAAAATTGAAGCAGCTGGTGATATGCAACCTTCTCTTGTTGCAGGTGGTATTAAAGTAGCACTTTTAACAACAGTATTTGGTCTTGTAGTAGCTATTATTCTTCAAATTTTTTACAATTATATTATTGCTAAAATTGATAGTATTGTTAACGACATGGAAGATGCTTCTATCACGTTAATGGATCTATTGATTAGACACAAAAAGTAA